The Petrotoga sp. 9PW.55.5.1 genome window below encodes:
- the fliL gene encoding flagellar basal body-associated protein FliL, protein MQNENLETGEERAKKSSPSFLMILIIVIVVALLISGVTSYFIVRLLSPNVSQTSSQASSGDMATTPARVILISEGSRYPMMLKGGYDVAVVDSLQLDVGSNQARDLITSNRLQVLETIRMIFMNKTRGELSTPQGIELTKRQIRDNINEMLGFVGERESLGVIKVTMIIMTITTAQ, encoded by the coding sequence GTGCAAAATGAAAATTTAGAAACAGGAGAAGAAAGAGCCAAGAAATCAAGCCCTTCTTTTTTAATGATATTGATAATAGTTATTGTAGTGGCTTTATTAATATCTGGAGTTACTTCTTACTTTATAGTTAGACTGTTATCTCCTAATGTTTCACAAACTTCTAGCCAAGCAAGCTCTGGAGATATGGCCACAACACCTGCTAGAGTTATATTAATCAGTGAGGGTTCAAGGTATCCCATGATGTTAAAAGGTGGATATGATGTAGCGGTTGTTGATTCTTTGCAATTGGATGTTGGGAGTAATCAAGCCCGAGATTTAATTACTTCAAATAGATTACAAGTTTTGGAAACAATAAGAATGATATTTATGAATAAAACTAGGGGTGAACTTTCGACACCTCAAGGTATAGAATTAACAAAGAGACAGATAAGAGATAATATTAATGAAATGTTGGGATTTGTAGGTGAAAGAGAATCTTTAGGAGTTATAAAAGTAACTATGATAATAATGACTATAACAACCGCACAATAA